In one Candidatus Polarisedimenticolia bacterium genomic region, the following are encoded:
- a CDS encoding methyltransferase domain-containing protein: MNWKAKAVFGQVLSALPGRATLYYLAQRFVTRSLPLPDPDFRIRVEAACWHLANYQRHGRRPLAEATFFEFGAGWDLAVPLMLAWAGVRHQVVVDRDRLARVELLNSSLGRLRALAAADTRLAGCAPLPNPAGLPAAGPHTSADLDAWLSGFRIEYHAPADARATHLQDAACDAVTNTATLEHIPEPVIAEILREMFRILRPGGVLSCEIDPSDHFSHSDPSISPWNFLRYSEGAWRWLNSDMLYQNRLRASAYVALVQAAGFEIIHVETGFPAGMDIERIATPPVHPTAVRCTDRRDLLASSMRLVGRKPGG, translated from the coding sequence ATGAACTGGAAGGCGAAGGCGGTGTTCGGCCAGGTGCTCTCGGCGCTGCCCGGAAGGGCCACGCTCTACTATCTGGCCCAACGCTTCGTCACGCGATCCCTGCCGCTGCCCGATCCGGATTTCCGGATCAGGGTCGAGGCTGCGTGCTGGCACTTGGCGAACTACCAGCGGCATGGGAGGCGGCCGCTCGCGGAGGCCACGTTCTTCGAGTTCGGCGCAGGCTGGGACCTCGCGGTCCCGCTGATGCTCGCGTGGGCAGGTGTCCGGCACCAGGTGGTGGTGGACCGTGACCGGCTCGCGCGGGTCGAGCTCCTCAACTCGTCGCTTGGACGGCTCCGTGCCCTGGCCGCGGCCGACACCCGGCTGGCCGGCTGCGCGCCGCTGCCGAATCCCGCCGGGTTGCCCGCCGCGGGACCCCACACGTCCGCCGATCTGGACGCCTGGCTCTCCGGCTTTCGCATCGAATACCACGCTCCGGCCGATGCGCGGGCTACGCATCTGCAGGATGCGGCGTGTGACGCGGTCACCAACACGGCCACGCTGGAGCACATACCCGAGCCCGTCATCGCGGAGATCCTGCGGGAGATGTTCCGGATCCTCCGACCGGGCGGCGTTCTGAGCTGCGAGATCGACCCGTCGGACCATTTCAGCCATTCCGATCCGTCGATCTCGCCGTGGAACTTCCTCCGGTACAGCGAAGGCGCGTGGCGTTGGTTGAACTCGGACATGCTGTATCAGAACCGGCTACGGGCGTCTGCCTATGTCGCTCTCGTCCAGGCGGCGGGCTTCGAGATCATCCACGTGGAGACCGGCTTTCCCGCCGGCATGGACATAGAACGGATCGCGACCCCGCCCGTGCATCCGACCGCGGTGCGGTGCACGGACCGGCGGGATCTGCTGGCATCCTCGATGCGGCTCGTGGGCCGCAAGCCAGGAGGGTGA
- a CDS encoding glycosyltransferase family 2 protein has protein sequence MTPLPFVSIVMPCLNEREFIVSCLESVRHQDYPPERLEILVADGGSSDGTRQILERMAREDSRIRVIDNPDQLQACGMNAGIREACGELIVRMDVHCEYAADYVRRCVQTLARTGADNVGGAQRAKAKSGFQQAVCAALASPLGVGGARYRSPAGEGFVDTVFLGAFRRRAFETVGLYDRRAFTNEDAELNQRIRQAGGKVYLSRDIVVHYFPRGSFDALGRQYFRYGMGRARTFLKHARLPSLRSAVPFLMLAGGLALIGIPALRPLAPWGFGAYALLLVVEAVRVGRPDGVSTVTRVGLIFPVLHVCHGLGFATGLIRFAIERDWEPQERLPPWQRANDSM, from the coding sequence ATGACTCCGCTTCCGTTCGTCAGCATCGTCATGCCCTGCTTGAACGAGAGGGAATTCATCGTGTCCTGCCTGGAGAGCGTCCGTCACCAGGACTACCCGCCCGAGCGGCTCGAGATCCTCGTGGCCGACGGGGGAAGCAGCGACGGGACACGGCAGATTCTCGAGCGGATGGCGCGGGAGGATTCGCGCATCCGTGTGATCGACAACCCCGACCAGCTTCAAGCGTGCGGGATGAACGCGGGCATCCGCGAGGCGTGCGGCGAGCTGATCGTGCGCATGGACGTGCACTGCGAATACGCGGCCGACTACGTCCGGCGCTGCGTGCAGACGCTGGCTCGGACCGGTGCCGACAATGTGGGTGGGGCCCAACGGGCGAAGGCGAAGAGCGGTTTCCAGCAGGCGGTTTGCGCGGCGCTCGCGAGCCCGTTGGGGGTCGGCGGTGCCCGATACCGCTCGCCCGCGGGCGAGGGCTTCGTCGATACCGTCTTTCTCGGGGCCTTTCGGCGGCGGGCCTTCGAGACCGTGGGCCTCTACGACCGGCGCGCTTTTACGAACGAGGATGCCGAGCTGAACCAACGGATCCGGCAAGCCGGCGGCAAGGTCTACCTGAGCCGCGACATCGTCGTGCACTACTTCCCGCGCGGGTCGTTCGATGCCCTGGGCCGGCAGTACTTTCGCTACGGCATGGGCCGCGCACGGACGTTCCTCAAGCATGCGCGCTTGCCGTCTCTCCGCTCCGCGGTTCCGTTCCTCATGCTGGCCGGCGGCCTGGCCCTCATCGGGATTCCAGCTCTCCGACCGCTCGCTCCCTGGGGCTTCGGCGCGTACGCGCTGCTGCTCGTCGTGGAGGCGGTGCGTGTGGGCCGCCCGGACGGGGTCTCGACCGTCACCCGCGTAGGCCTCATCTTTCCGGTACTCCACGTTTGCCATGGATTGGGGTTTGCGACGGGCCTGATCCGCTTCGCGATCGAGCGTGACTGGGAGCCGCAGGAACGGCTTCCCCCGTGGCAGCGTGCCAACGACAGCATGTGA
- a CDS encoding oligosaccharide flippase family protein — protein MLATNIISTFTAQIVLSVLALISSVVVARALGPEDRGLLALVVLLPEVATMIGFLGFEEANAVYAGVEPDRRRALLWHSVAVAGAVGTLISLAGVSFLVLTPSWRPPADRAPFWLFLLPISTIPAVLVTRYWQAIVRGMNRILMLNAVMMGTKVVGFILVVACVGVLRLGIQGVVGVNFLLDIAGLAVMGFMLRQVKIWGDPQFDKPLFRRTLRLAVPAHASNMAGYLNARMDALIIAAFLPPVDLGFYVIALSLVDRMWILPGAVSSVLLPHLTNSRSRDPALTAVLARHVMVWTAAASVAIFVSADMLVRILYSPRFSPTVAPLRWLLLGVVPLSGAKVLLAELLALQKPRYNLWASSAAAVFSVLANLLLVPRMGITGAALSSSLTYSLLSALLIGYYLKQTHLSWTALVPRGSDLQTYIRLYRSVPGFLARLRFTRTSPATPARCAPGL, from the coding sequence GTGCTGGCGACCAACATAATTAGCACGTTTACGGCTCAAATCGTATTGTCGGTCCTCGCCCTCATATCGTCCGTCGTGGTGGCACGAGCACTGGGCCCCGAGGATCGCGGTCTCCTGGCCCTGGTCGTCCTCCTGCCGGAGGTGGCCACGATGATCGGCTTCCTCGGCTTCGAAGAGGCCAATGCCGTCTATGCCGGGGTGGAACCGGATCGGCGACGCGCGCTCCTCTGGCATTCGGTCGCGGTCGCGGGCGCAGTCGGCACGTTGATCTCGCTTGCCGGCGTGTCGTTCCTCGTCCTCACCCCGTCCTGGCGTCCACCCGCGGACCGCGCCCCGTTCTGGCTCTTCCTGCTGCCGATCTCGACCATACCCGCGGTCCTGGTGACCCGGTACTGGCAGGCCATCGTTCGCGGAATGAACCGCATCCTCATGCTCAATGCGGTCATGATGGGAACGAAGGTGGTTGGATTCATCCTCGTCGTGGCCTGTGTCGGCGTCCTCCGGCTTGGCATCCAGGGCGTCGTCGGCGTCAACTTCCTGCTCGACATCGCCGGCCTCGCCGTGATGGGCTTCATGCTCAGGCAGGTGAAGATCTGGGGAGACCCGCAGTTCGACAAGCCCCTCTTCAGGCGCACCCTCCGGCTCGCCGTCCCGGCGCATGCATCGAACATGGCTGGATACCTCAACGCCCGGATGGATGCGCTCATCATCGCGGCCTTCCTCCCTCCCGTGGATCTCGGCTTCTATGTGATCGCCTTGAGCCTTGTCGACCGGATGTGGATCCTCCCGGGCGCCGTCAGCAGTGTGCTCCTGCCCCATCTCACGAATTCACGCTCGCGAGATCCCGCTCTGACCGCGGTTCTCGCGCGCCATGTGATGGTCTGGACGGCAGCGGCGTCCGTCGCGATCTTCGTCTCGGCCGACATGCTCGTCAGGATCCTCTATTCGCCCAGGTTCTCGCCCACCGTGGCACCCCTGCGGTGGTTGCTTCTCGGGGTCGTGCCCCTGAGCGGAGCCAAGGTGCTGTTGGCAGAATTGCTCGCGCTCCAGAAGCCGCGCTACAACCTCTGGGCCTCGAGCGCAGCCGCCGTCTTCAGCGTGCTGGCCAACCTGTTGCTCGTGCCCCGAATGGGAATCACGGGCGCCGCTCTGTCTTCTTCCCTGACCTACAGTCTCCTGTCGGCTCTCCTGATCGGCTACTACCTGAAGCAAACCCACCTGTCCTGGACCGCACTCGTGCCACGTGGGAGTGATTTGCAGACATACATCAGACTCTACCGGTCGGTTCCCGGATTCCTGGCCCGCCTGCGTTTCACGCGGACTTCGCCGGCGACTCCTGCGCGGTGCGCTCCTGGCCTGTGA